The following are encoded in a window of Oncorhynchus mykiss isolate Arlee chromosome 11, USDA_OmykA_1.1, whole genome shotgun sequence genomic DNA:
- the shh gene encoding sonic hedgehog protein A encodes MDEMLLLTRIVLVGLICLSLSVSSGMGCGPGRGYGRRRHPKKLTPLAYKQFIPNVAEKTLGASGRYEGKITRNSERFKELTPNYNTDIIFKDEENTGADRLMTQRCKDKLNSLAISVMNQWPGVKLRVTEGWDEDGHHFEESLHYEGRAVDITTSDRDKSKYGTLSRLAVEAGFDWVYYESKAHIHCSVKAENSVAAKSGGCFPGTASVTLKDGSRKAVKDLRVGDKVLGGNSDGDLAYSDFIMFMDQDSSTRRVFYVIETKEPAQKITLTAAHLLFVVNNSTDDLHSMSAVFASEVKPGQKVVVFDDLHNQLKSVTVGRIYMEEHEGSFAPVTVQGTIVVDQVLASCYAVIEDHNLAHWAFAPVRLSYWLSSLLSPKDYSMPNATLHEDGVHWYSKILYQLGTWLLDSHALHPLGMSINSS; translated from the exons ATGGACGAAATGCTGCTGTTGACGAGAATCGTTCTGGTCGGGTTGATCTGCTTGTCCTTGTCCGTGTCCTCTGGGATGGGCTGTGGACCGGGCAGGGGCTACGGTAGGAGAAGACATCCGAAGAAGCTGACACCTCTTGCGTACAAACAGTTCATCCCAAACGTCGCGGAGAAGACCCTAGGGGCCAGTGGCAGATACGAAGGGAAGATCACGCGGAACTCCGAGCGATTTAAAGAACTGACTCCCAATTACAATACTGACATTATCTTTAAGGATGAAGAGAACACCGGTGCGGACCGGCTCATGACTCAG AGATGTAAAGACAAGCTGAACTCCCTGGCGATCTCTGTCATGAACCAATGGCCAGGGGTAAAGCTCCGCGTCACCGAGGGCTGGGACGAGGATGGACACCATTTCGAAGAGTCGCTACACTACGAGGGAAGGGCAGTGGATATCACGACCTCCGATAGAGACAAGAGCAAATACGGCACGCTGTCCAGACTAGCAGTGGAGGCTGGGTTCGACTGGGTCTACTACGAGTCCAAGGCCCACATCCACTGTTCTGTCAAAGCAG AAAACTCAGTTGCTGCCAAATCAGGCGGTTGCTTCCCAGGCACTGCTTCGGTGACTCTCAAAGATGGAAGCAGGAAGGCAGTGAAAGACCTCAGAGTTGGCGACAAAGTGCTAGGTGGCAACAGTGATGGGGACCTCGCATACAGCGACTTCATCATGTTCATGGACCAGGACTCGTCAACTAGACGAGTATTTTATGTGATAGAGACTAAAGAACCGGCTCAGAAAATTACACTTACTGCTGCACATCTCCTCTTCGTGGTCAACAACtcaacggatgatctccacagcATGTCAGCAGTATTTGCCAGCGAAGTCAAACCTGGACAAAAGGTGGTTGTCTTTGATGATTTGCATAACCAACTGAAGTCAGTCACCGTGGGTCGGATTTACATGGAGGAGCACGAGGGGTCCTTTGCGCCCGTGACTGTTCAAGGAACCATCGTTGTTGATCAGGTGCTTGCGTCATGTTACGCGGTAATTGAAGACCACAATCTAGCGCACTGGGCGTTTGCACCTGTCAGACTGAGCTACTGGCTGTCCTCGTTGCTATCCCCGAAAGACTACTCGATGCCCAACGCCACCTTACATGAGGACGGAGTGCACTGGTACTCCAAAATTCTATATCAATTAGGAACGTGGCTCTTGGATAGCCACGCGCTTCACCCACTGGGGATGTCAATAAACTCAAGTTGA